The following coding sequences lie in one Hyalangium ruber genomic window:
- a CDS encoding HAD family hydrolase produces the protein MSSLTAIGFDADDTLWQNEQFYRMTEARFASLLAEHAEASHLSARLLEAEKRNLQHYGFGIKGFTLSMIETAIEVTEGRVPASVIRQILEAGREMLSHPVETLPHVRETLERVAGTYRIILITKGDLFDQERKLAQSGLGELFDAVEIVSDKTTSTYERIFTRHGDGPARSMMVGNSLKSDVVPAIKAGSWGVYIPQPQPWALEHSEAPVGEPRFKQLVHLGELIELLEQID, from the coding sequence ATGTCCTCCCTCACCGCCATTGGTTTCGACGCCGACGACACGCTCTGGCAGAACGAGCAGTTCTACAGGATGACCGAGGCGCGCTTCGCATCCCTTCTGGCCGAGCATGCGGAGGCCAGCCACCTCTCGGCCAGGTTGTTGGAGGCCGAGAAGCGGAACCTTCAGCACTACGGGTTCGGCATCAAGGGCTTCACGCTCTCCATGATCGAGACCGCCATCGAGGTGACCGAGGGCCGGGTCCCCGCCTCCGTCATCCGGCAGATCCTCGAGGCGGGCCGTGAGATGCTCAGCCATCCGGTCGAGACGCTGCCCCATGTCCGGGAGACGCTCGAACGCGTGGCGGGTACCTACCGGATCATCCTGATCACCAAGGGAGATCTCTTCGATCAGGAGCGCAAGCTCGCCCAGTCCGGGCTCGGTGAGCTGTTCGATGCGGTCGAGATCGTCAGTGACAAGACCACGTCCACCTACGAACGCATCTTCACCCGCCACGGCGATGGGCCAGCCCGGAGCATGATGGTCGGCAACTCCCTCAAATCCGACGTCGTGCCGGCGATCAAGGCGGGAAGCTGGGGTGTCTACATTCCACAGCCCCAGCCGTGGGCGCTCGAGCACAGCGAGGCCCCCGTGGGGGAGCCTCGCTTCAAGCAACTGGTCCACCTGGGCGAGCTCATCGAGCTGCTCGAGCAGATCGACTGA
- a CDS encoding serine/threonine-protein kinase encodes MPTEDSQGSHSVALTLQGRTSEPSSPSRRRIPPSLVQRYEDIQVAGEGAMGTVYRAVDPRLGRTIALKLLKSDAPSLSQRFIAEARAQARIQHEHVCRVYEAGQADGEPYIVMQFIDGEPLSRMSGQLTLEQQVKLLQEVAAAVHEAHRLGMIHRDLKPGNILVERREDGTWKPYVVDFGLARQVEDPGQTQTGEVLGTPAYMSPEQANGDVHELDRRSDVYSLGATLYDVIAGRPPFVSEQPWKLLLMMMLEDPPPLREVKPEVPQDLETVVMKCLERDRARRYDSARALAEELQRVLDGEPIQAKRASWGYVLWKKARKHKLLTAFVATLVLGALGLGSVWVGAQRHAAEQARLARELGESVKEAELFLRTAYGLPLHDVERERDVVRVRLGEIQQRMTAAGEAGAGPGHYALGLGQLALGDPEQAREHLERALAAGYSPPDLDYALGRALGELFRRALEDTRRITPEEERQRRIAQLDKEIREPALLHLRAAVGLRLEVPEYAEGLIALYEGKNEEAILKAKAAFAKAPWMYEPKKLEGDALYAEGSKYRHDAAFDYGKMRGYFERAAEAYRVAAEMGSSDPDVHRAECELWEKLGWAASAQGLPTGPPFEAARAACDRAVLSTSTDGRALVQRALVLLASVHVLGNNVSEGTIPAVEEALAAAEQGVRARPRDVMAHYAVAQALYLRARLLHDLGRDASMQTAIAGYQRVLALDPGFTWAVNELGDVYLEEAKRELAGGREAAPLLENAIRQYERAMALDPRFSLSAGRRLEALAVRLESQLAQGQDAHEALQALSQAVSQFEQTNSSPWLVVFWKAREQRLRGLREFAHGRDPRPSLAAAVEAIRAAEGVAPNNSWLLKEWVRCHLLEAEHARREGLDPASPLEKARTAARKLAALSTRMSPSLSLLLAKIELTAIRADTRRKDLREERFETAFGYLRPLLSRPSNDSEPHQLTAELHAERAAWLAQRGRDTAEDIRAGLTQVDEALSKNPRNLEALLAQGRLYLARARTDREHQARTNDGLRARKAFQTALQQHPRLTRETASVMQELDALVR; translated from the coding sequence ATGCCAACGGAGGACAGCCAAGGCAGTCACTCGGTTGCCTTGACTCTTCAGGGTAGAACCTCCGAGCCGTCATCTCCTTCGCGCAGGAGAATCCCTCCCTCCCTGGTCCAGCGGTACGAGGACATCCAGGTCGCCGGCGAAGGCGCCATGGGGACCGTCTATCGGGCGGTGGATCCGCGTCTCGGGCGCACCATCGCGCTGAAGCTTCTGAAGAGCGACGCGCCCTCCCTCTCGCAACGGTTCATCGCGGAGGCTCGTGCGCAGGCGCGTATCCAACACGAGCACGTGTGCCGGGTGTACGAGGCCGGGCAGGCCGACGGCGAGCCGTACATCGTCATGCAGTTCATCGATGGCGAGCCGCTGTCCCGTATGAGCGGCCAGCTGACGCTCGAGCAGCAGGTGAAGCTGCTCCAGGAGGTCGCCGCCGCCGTCCACGAGGCGCACCGGCTGGGGATGATCCACCGGGACCTCAAGCCCGGGAACATCCTCGTCGAGCGGCGCGAGGACGGGACGTGGAAGCCGTACGTCGTGGACTTCGGGCTGGCACGCCAGGTCGAGGACCCTGGGCAGACCCAGACGGGGGAAGTCCTCGGTACGCCCGCGTACATGTCCCCCGAGCAGGCCAACGGGGATGTGCATGAGCTGGACCGCCGCTCCGACGTGTATTCGCTGGGGGCCACGCTGTACGACGTCATCGCCGGGCGGCCGCCTTTCGTCTCGGAGCAGCCCTGGAAGCTGCTCTTGATGATGATGCTCGAAGACCCACCGCCGCTCCGAGAGGTGAAGCCGGAGGTCCCCCAGGATCTCGAGACGGTCGTGATGAAGTGCCTGGAGCGCGACCGGGCGCGCCGTTACGACTCGGCGCGGGCGCTCGCGGAGGAGCTGCAGCGCGTCCTGGACGGCGAGCCCATTCAAGCGAAGCGGGCCTCCTGGGGGTATGTCCTCTGGAAGAAGGCACGCAAGCACAAGCTGCTCACGGCATTCGTGGCGACCCTGGTGCTGGGAGCGCTCGGCCTGGGGAGCGTCTGGGTGGGGGCTCAGCGCCACGCGGCGGAGCAGGCGCGGCTGGCCCGGGAGCTGGGCGAGAGCGTGAAGGAGGCGGAGCTGTTCCTGCGCACGGCGTACGGGCTGCCCCTCCACGACGTGGAACGGGAGCGGGACGTGGTGCGCGTCAGGCTCGGGGAGATCCAGCAGCGGATGACGGCGGCGGGCGAAGCCGGAGCGGGCCCAGGCCACTATGCGCTCGGGCTGGGACAGCTCGCGCTGGGAGACCCCGAGCAGGCCCGCGAGCACCTGGAACGGGCACTCGCCGCGGGGTACTCGCCACCGGATCTCGACTATGCGCTGGGGCGGGCCTTGGGAGAGCTCTTCCGGCGAGCCCTGGAGGACACTCGGCGCATCACCCCCGAAGAGGAGCGCCAGAGGCGAATCGCGCAGCTCGACAAGGAGATCCGCGAGCCGGCACTCCTGCACCTGCGCGCCGCCGTGGGGCTGAGGCTCGAGGTGCCCGAGTACGCGGAGGGGCTGATCGCGCTCTACGAAGGAAAGAACGAGGAGGCCATCCTCAAGGCGAAGGCCGCGTTCGCCAAGGCGCCGTGGATGTACGAGCCGAAGAAGCTCGAAGGGGACGCGCTGTACGCGGAGGGCAGCAAGTACAGGCATGACGCGGCGTTCGACTACGGAAAGATGAGGGGCTACTTCGAGCGCGCGGCCGAGGCCTACCGCGTGGCGGCGGAGATGGGCAGCAGCGATCCGGACGTACACCGGGCCGAGTGCGAGCTCTGGGAGAAGCTGGGATGGGCAGCCTCGGCGCAGGGCTTGCCGACTGGCCCCCCATTCGAGGCCGCCCGGGCAGCGTGCGATCGCGCGGTGCTCTCGACTTCGACGGACGGCAGGGCCCTGGTCCAGCGCGCGCTCGTGCTCCTCGCGAGCGTCCATGTCCTGGGAAACAACGTGTCGGAGGGCACGATCCCCGCCGTGGAGGAGGCGCTCGCGGCCGCCGAGCAGGGTGTACGGGCACGTCCCCGAGACGTCATGGCCCACTACGCGGTGGCCCAGGCCCTCTACCTGCGCGCGAGGCTCCTGCACGACCTTGGCCGGGATGCGTCCATGCAGACGGCCATCGCAGGGTACCAGCGGGTCCTCGCGTTGGATCCGGGCTTCACCTGGGCGGTGAACGAGCTGGGGGACGTGTACCTCGAGGAGGCCAAGCGGGAACTGGCGGGTGGACGGGAGGCCGCGCCATTGTTGGAGAACGCGATCCGGCAGTACGAACGCGCCATGGCGCTGGACCCCAGGTTCTCGCTCTCCGCGGGCCGCCGGCTGGAGGCGTTGGCGGTGCGGCTCGAGTCCCAGCTGGCTCAGGGACAGGATGCGCACGAGGCGCTCCAGGCCTTGTCCCAGGCGGTGTCCCAGTTCGAGCAGACGAACTCCAGCCCCTGGCTCGTCGTCTTCTGGAAGGCGCGCGAGCAGCGGCTCCGAGGATTGCGCGAGTTCGCCCACGGGAGGGATCCGCGCCCATCGCTCGCGGCAGCGGTCGAGGCGATCCGCGCGGCCGAGGGTGTGGCCCCGAACAACTCCTGGTTGCTCAAGGAGTGGGTCCGGTGCCACCTGCTCGAAGCCGAGCACGCTCGGCGCGAGGGGCTGGACCCGGCATCCCCCCTGGAGAAGGCACGGACCGCGGCACGGAAGCTGGCCGCGCTGAGCACTCGGATGAGTCCGTCCCTGTCCCTGCTCCTGGCGAAGATCGAGCTCACGGCCATTCGCGCGGACACGCGGCGCAAGGATCTCCGAGAAGAGCGCTTCGAGACGGCCTTTGGGTACTTGCGTCCCCTGCTCTCCCGTCCGAGCAATGATTCCGAGCCCCATCAACTGACCGCCGAGCTCCATGCCGAGCGCGCGGCGTGGCTCGCGCAGCGAGGCCGTGACACCGCGGAGGACATTCGCGCCGGCCTCACCCAGGTGGACGAGGCGCTCTCCAAGAACCCTCGCAACCTGGAGGCCCTGCTCGCTCAGGGGCGGCTCTACCTCGCGCGGGCGCGCACGGACCGCGAGCATCAGGCACGTACCAACGATGGGCTACGCGCCAGGAAAGCCTTCCAGACAGCGCTCCAACAACACCCACGCCTGACCCGGGAGACCGCGAGCGTCATGCAAGAGCTCGATGCGCTGGTTCGTTAG
- a CDS encoding MFS transporter: MTSSTDRRRPALLVLAYLAFVSLGLPDSILGVAWPSLRESFALPQALLGAPLASAATTYFLSGLLAGRLMRAMGVGGLLAGSTLLVTLGVSGYASAPIFIVFLIAACIVGFGSGAIDSGLNSYAAHHFGARHMTWLHAAYSAGAALGPVIMTAMLARGAGWRAGYTVIGVALGLLAVAFVVTRRQWSNGQTSAPVADSHGAASVEPAQEAPSASSGWSVLRSSRVWLQIVLFFVYTGVEVTAGQWSYTVLVEARGVDPTTAGAWVSFYWASLLAGRVVLGFIVERVGTVRLLRFGTVVAVMGALLFAAPGLPVWVGAIGLGVLGFALAPIFPGLMAETPRRVGATAAPHAVGFQVSAGTAGVAVVPSVAGLLGEKLGLVAIAPWIAVCAVLLLLLHEGLIAKADRGPPTE; the protein is encoded by the coding sequence ATGACTTCTTCGACCGATCGCCGTCGCCCAGCCCTGCTCGTGCTAGCGTATCTCGCCTTCGTCAGCCTCGGGTTGCCCGACAGCATTCTGGGTGTTGCCTGGCCGTCGCTGCGTGAATCGTTCGCGCTTCCTCAGGCCTTGCTGGGCGCACCGCTGGCATCGGCTGCCACCACCTATTTTCTCTCTGGCCTGTTGGCGGGCCGGCTCATGCGGGCGATGGGGGTCGGAGGGCTCCTGGCGGGGAGCACCTTGCTCGTCACCCTCGGCGTCTCCGGCTATGCCTCGGCGCCGATCTTCATCGTCTTCCTGATCGCCGCGTGCATCGTGGGCTTCGGGTCGGGAGCGATCGACTCGGGGCTCAACTCGTACGCCGCTCACCACTTCGGGGCGCGCCACATGACCTGGCTGCATGCCGCGTACAGCGCGGGCGCGGCGCTGGGGCCCGTGATCATGACGGCGATGCTCGCGCGCGGAGCGGGGTGGCGGGCGGGCTACACCGTCATCGGTGTGGCGCTGGGGCTGCTGGCGGTTGCCTTTGTCGTGACCCGCCGACAGTGGAGCAATGGGCAGACGAGCGCTCCAGTGGCCGACTCACACGGGGCCGCCAGTGTGGAGCCTGCCCAGGAGGCTCCGAGCGCGAGCAGCGGATGGTCGGTGCTGCGCAGCTCCCGGGTGTGGCTGCAGATCGTCCTCTTCTTCGTGTACACGGGAGTCGAGGTCACGGCGGGCCAGTGGAGCTACACGGTCCTCGTCGAGGCGCGTGGCGTGGACCCCACCACGGCCGGAGCGTGGGTCAGCTTCTACTGGGCCAGTCTTCTGGCCGGACGCGTCGTGCTTGGCTTCATCGTCGAGCGGGTGGGCACCGTCCGGCTGCTCAGGTTCGGCACGGTGGTGGCGGTCATGGGCGCCCTCCTCTTCGCCGCGCCGGGGCTCCCGGTCTGGGTGGGCGCAATCGGGTTGGGGGTGCTGGGCTTCGCGCTCGCTCCCATCTTCCCAGGCCTCATGGCCGAGACGCCGCGTCGGGTGGGCGCGACAGCGGCTCCTCACGCCGTGGGTTTCCAGGTAAGCGCCGGAACCGCGGGCGTCGCGGTCGTCCCAAGCGTCGCCGGCCTCCTGGGCGAGAAGCTTGGCCTGGTGGCCATCGCGCCATGGATTGCCGTTTGCGCGGTTCTTCTGCTTTTGCTCCATGAGGGGCTCATCGCCAAGGCCGATCGCGGCCCGCCTACAGAATGA
- a CDS encoding helix-turn-helix transcriptional regulator: protein MVQTSARLLKLLALLQSRRFWAGGELARELGVTERSVRRDVDRLRSLGYPVHAAAGIGGGYQLGAGKELPPLPLEDEEAVAVAVGLRVAATGPIKGLEEASVRALGKLEQVLPKRLRRRVSALNAVSVRLGDAGPSFDAELLAVMANACRDSELLRFEYSSREGSASERLVEPYRLVHTRSRWYLLAYDLEREAWRTFRVDRIGAKPSTGRRFKPRPLPSEDVAAYVSQSVSTDAYRFRARATVYASAQVVSAQLSGVAGRIEALDQDRCMVHTGGETLEALAFHLGFMGFDFEVHEPKELVDHLRRLAERFARAAQRTEASAQVTDSR, encoded by the coding sequence GTGGTCCAGACCTCCGCGCGCCTGTTGAAGTTGCTGGCGCTGCTGCAATCCCGGCGCTTCTGGGCGGGTGGAGAGCTGGCGCGCGAGCTCGGAGTCACCGAGCGCAGCGTCCGCCGCGACGTGGACAGGCTGCGGAGCCTCGGGTACCCGGTGCATGCGGCCGCGGGCATCGGCGGCGGGTACCAGCTGGGCGCCGGCAAGGAGCTGCCCCCGCTTCCGCTCGAGGACGAGGAGGCGGTCGCCGTCGCGGTGGGGCTGCGGGTCGCCGCGACCGGACCGATCAAAGGGCTGGAGGAGGCCTCGGTTCGCGCGCTCGGAAAGCTGGAGCAGGTGCTCCCGAAGCGGCTCCGGCGCCGGGTGAGCGCGCTGAATGCCGTGAGCGTACGACTGGGTGACGCCGGTCCCTCCTTCGACGCGGAGCTGCTGGCGGTGATGGCGAACGCGTGCCGGGACTCCGAGCTCCTGCGCTTCGAGTACAGCAGCCGCGAGGGCTCCGCGAGCGAGCGGCTCGTCGAGCCCTACCGGCTCGTACATACCCGCTCCCGGTGGTACCTGCTGGCGTATGATCTCGAACGCGAGGCATGGCGGACATTCCGCGTCGATCGCATCGGCGCCAAGCCGAGCACCGGGCGCCGCTTCAAGCCACGCCCTCTGCCCTCCGAAGACGTGGCTGCATATGTGTCTCAGTCCGTCTCGACGGACGCCTATCGCTTCCGCGCGCGAGCGACGGTGTATGCCTCCGCGCAGGTTGTCTCGGCGCAACTGTCTGGAGTCGCGGGACGTATCGAAGCGTTGGATCAGGACCGCTGCATGGTCCACACCGGTGGCGAGACGCTCGAAGCGCTCGCGTTCCACCTCGGATTCATGGGGTTCGACTTCGAGGTCCACGAGCCGAAGGAGCTCGTGGACCACCTTCGCCGCCTGGCCGAGCGTTTCGCCCGGGCCGCGCAACGCACGGAAGCGTCGGCTCAGGTCACGGATTCGCGCTGA
- a CDS encoding LysR family transcriptional regulator yields MPDIYGRTLDLNLLRVFAVVAENRSVTQAASRLYLTQPAVSAALRRLTTAVGAPLFVRQGRGLVLTARGERLLASIHPHLQSLVDAALAPPSFDPRTSDRTLRLGLSDATEVWLLPPLLRVLEREAPRMRVISLPVQFRNVAAVLASASIDAAITVADELPASIHRQTLYWGGFVCLFDPRHARLKRTIRESDYFAHEHVIVSYNGDLRGVVEDALQKSRRVRCSVSSFANLGAIIDGSALLATVPLLVAQQILAVRPHLRTAPLPFELGGAPMELLWPAAVDDDEACRFLRSRIARIVEEMPVSGTRPSEEKRLGRGADKTRPQ; encoded by the coding sequence ATGCCTGACATTTATGGACGCACCCTCGACCTCAACCTGCTCCGGGTGTTCGCTGTCGTCGCCGAGAACCGCAGCGTCACCCAGGCGGCGTCGCGCCTCTACCTCACCCAGCCCGCCGTGAGCGCGGCACTGCGCCGACTCACCACCGCCGTCGGCGCGCCCCTCTTCGTCCGCCAGGGCCGGGGGCTCGTGTTGACCGCCCGCGGCGAGCGCCTGCTGGCGAGCATCCACCCGCACCTGCAGTCCCTCGTCGACGCGGCCCTCGCGCCGCCCAGCTTCGATCCTCGCACCAGCGACCGCACGCTCCGCCTCGGGCTCTCCGACGCCACCGAGGTCTGGCTCCTGCCGCCGCTGCTGCGCGTGCTCGAGCGGGAAGCCCCCCGCATGCGCGTCATCTCCCTGCCGGTTCAGTTCCGAAACGTCGCCGCCGTGCTCGCCTCCGCGTCCATCGACGCCGCGATCACCGTCGCCGACGAGCTCCCCGCCAGCATCCACCGCCAGACGCTCTACTGGGGCGGCTTCGTCTGCCTCTTCGACCCGCGACACGCTCGCCTCAAGCGAACCATCCGCGAGTCCGACTACTTCGCCCACGAGCACGTCATCGTCTCGTACAACGGCGATCTCCGCGGCGTCGTCGAGGACGCCCTTCAGAAGTCGCGTCGCGTCCGCTGCTCCGTGTCGAGCTTCGCCAACCTCGGCGCGATCATCGATGGCTCCGCGCTCCTGGCGACCGTCCCCCTGCTCGTCGCACAGCAGATCCTCGCTGTCCGTCCGCACCTGCGCACCGCTCCCCTCCCCTTCGAGCTCGGCGGCGCCCCCATGGAGCTTCTCTGGCCCGCGGCCGTCGACGACGACGAGGCCTGCCGCTTCCTGCGCTCGCGCATCGCTCGCATCGTGGAGGAGATGCCCGTCTCGGGGACTCGCCCGAGTGAAGAGAAACGGTTAGGAAGGGGTGCGGACAAAACCCGCCCGCAGTGA
- a CDS encoding aldo/keto reductase gives MTRTLALGCMGMSGMYGDSDENESIATIHAALDRGITLLDTGDFYGQGHNELLIGRALRDRRGKAQLSVKFGAQRAPGGAFIGVDARPASVKNFLAYSLTRLGVDYVDIYRPARLDPTVPIEDTIGAIAELVKAGYVRKIGLSEVGPETIRRANAVHPIVDLQIEYSLISRGPEEKIFPVLEELGIGVTAYGVLSRGLLTGAKPTAPNDFRAHLPRFTGENRERNQQLIDVLQRLAADKGVRPAQLAIAWVLAKGERIIPVIGARKRSQLEESLGALAIQLSPEEVARIEQALPASQVAGTRYQAQQMAHLDSEH, from the coding sequence ATGACAAGAACACTTGCGCTGGGCTGCATGGGCATGTCGGGCATGTACGGAGATTCCGACGAGAACGAGAGCATCGCGACGATTCACGCCGCGCTGGATCGAGGCATCACGCTCCTCGACACGGGTGACTTCTATGGGCAGGGGCACAACGAGCTGCTGATTGGCCGCGCGCTGCGCGACCGTCGCGGCAAGGCGCAGCTGTCGGTGAAGTTCGGCGCGCAGCGGGCCCCGGGTGGCGCGTTCATCGGCGTCGACGCGCGCCCCGCCTCCGTGAAGAACTTCCTCGCCTACAGCCTGACGCGGCTCGGAGTGGATTACGTGGACATCTACCGCCCCGCGCGACTGGACCCCACGGTGCCCATCGAGGACACGATTGGCGCGATCGCCGAGCTGGTGAAGGCGGGCTACGTGCGCAAGATCGGGCTGTCGGAGGTGGGGCCGGAGACGATCCGCCGGGCGAACGCGGTGCATCCGATCGTCGATCTGCAGATCGAGTACTCGCTTATCAGCCGTGGCCCGGAGGAGAAGATCTTCCCGGTTCTCGAGGAGCTCGGCATCGGGGTCACCGCGTATGGGGTGCTGTCGCGCGGGTTGCTCACGGGCGCGAAGCCGACGGCTCCCAATGACTTCCGCGCGCACCTGCCGCGCTTCACCGGCGAGAACCGCGAGCGCAACCAGCAGCTCATCGATGTGCTCCAGCGGCTCGCCGCCGATAAGGGCGTGCGTCCCGCTCAGCTCGCGATCGCCTGGGTGCTCGCGAAGGGCGAGCGCATCATCCCCGTGATTGGCGCTCGCAAGCGCAGCCAGCTCGAGGAGTCGCTCGGCGCGCTCGCGATCCAGCTGTCACCCGAGGAGGTCGCGCGGATCGAACAGGCGCTGCCGGCGTCGCAGGTAGCGGGCACGCGCTACCAGGCGCAGCAGATGGCGCACCTCGACAGCGAGCACTAG
- a CDS encoding TolB family protein, with the protein MKKRVLSIAVLTLVATSATAADRMHPADLRRIQKARERLVPAVEKEFGPKAKFTHLFGQGRGMLAGVIAEIPAEPLATDDLPLLAIVQYDETTGAVRVVDRQFKYREARSVGPSVALLDGEGTLRLRESNGRERVLARGVGGDLFPTAKGDAVLATMQATGNQAHETSVAIIDMKGNVKVLADGPGVDATPTISPDGKTVVYVSGRTSVASFYVTTVEGEEPKQITNVGLENWMLFEGVPASFVPPPVSSHHMEWVSEDVLRYNAGGGEFWKINVRTGQAAPDLGGGL; encoded by the coding sequence ATGAAGAAGCGAGTCCTGTCCATCGCGGTGTTGACGCTGGTAGCCACCAGCGCCACGGCCGCGGACCGTATGCACCCCGCGGACCTGCGCCGTATCCAGAAGGCGCGCGAGCGCCTTGTCCCCGCCGTCGAGAAGGAGTTCGGGCCCAAGGCCAAGTTCACCCATCTGTTCGGTCAGGGCCGCGGCATGCTGGCGGGCGTCATCGCTGAAATCCCGGCGGAGCCCCTGGCGACCGATGACCTGCCGCTGCTGGCCATCGTCCAGTACGACGAGACGACCGGCGCGGTGCGCGTGGTGGATCGTCAGTTCAAGTACCGCGAGGCGCGCTCGGTGGGGCCGAGCGTGGCGCTGCTGGATGGCGAGGGCACGCTGCGCCTTCGCGAGTCCAACGGCCGCGAGCGGGTGCTGGCCCGGGGCGTAGGGGGCGATCTCTTCCCGACCGCGAAGGGTGACGCCGTGCTGGCCACGATGCAGGCCACCGGCAATCAGGCCCATGAGACGTCCGTGGCCATCATCGACATGAAGGGCAACGTGAAGGTGCTGGCGGATGGGCCCGGAGTGGACGCGACGCCCACGATCTCGCCGGATGGCAAGACGGTGGTCTACGTGTCGGGCCGCACCTCCGTGGCTTCGTTCTACGTCACGACGGTGGAGGGTGAAGAGCCCAAGCAGATCACGAATGTCGGGCTGGAGAACTGGATGCTGTTCGAAGGTGTTCCGGCGAGCTTCGTCCCCCCGCCCGTCTCCAGTCACCACATGGAGTGGGTGAGCGAGGACGTGCTTCGCTACAACGCCGGCGGCGGCGAGTTCTGGAAGATCAACGTGCGGACGGGCCAGGCGGCTCCGGATCTCGGAGGTGGGCTGTGA
- a CDS encoding M23 family metallopeptidase codes for MNTVKKLAFTLAFALLVLPTVASAQTYFRFPISMLADQCGNGGCTVSAYKDYGGRDYACGGVRYSGHTGTDYALVGGFGKMDYGVWVMNAARGYIEASVDGYYDRCNYWDQNNPYAACGLYTANYIIMRHPDNTQTKYWHLKKYTQQFARGTSLSCAYWIAQVGSSGASTGPHLHFEYWVPGYGTDDPYGGSCGTPFTRWTSQGAYRGLPGIACQ; via the coding sequence ATGAACACGGTGAAGAAGCTCGCATTCACGCTGGCCTTCGCGCTGCTGGTCCTGCCGACGGTCGCCTCGGCGCAGACGTACTTCCGCTTTCCCATCTCGATGCTGGCGGACCAGTGTGGCAACGGTGGCTGCACGGTGAGCGCGTACAAGGACTACGGTGGTAGGGATTACGCGTGTGGCGGCGTGCGCTACAGCGGCCACACGGGCACGGACTACGCCTTGGTCGGCGGGTTCGGAAAGATGGACTACGGCGTATGGGTCATGAACGCCGCCCGGGGCTACATCGAGGCCTCGGTGGATGGGTACTACGACCGATGCAACTACTGGGACCAGAACAATCCCTACGCCGCCTGCGGCCTCTACACGGCCAACTACATCATCATGCGGCACCCGGATAACACCCAGACCAAGTACTGGCACCTGAAGAAGTACACGCAGCAGTTCGCTCGGGGCACCTCGCTCAGCTGCGCGTACTGGATTGCGCAGGTGGGTTCGTCCGGAGCCTCCACCGGCCCGCACCTGCACTTCGAGTACTGGGTTCCGGGCTACGGCACGGATGACCCGTACGGGGGCTCTTGCGGAACTCCCTTCACGCGGTGGACCTCACAGGGGGCGTACCGGGGCCTGCCCGGAATCGCCTGTCAGTAG
- a CDS encoding cupin-like domain-containing protein has translation MDSQPLAAEQQAWLAENLTRGVPPALLTERLVREGVESETARAAVEAARRHPAVVAATRVTQRQGELRALFETYSVLHRQSGWHQRLERRADLSASEFFERYYYAHRPVILQGLMKDWPAMESWRPERLAERFGDVQVEVMAGRESDPVHDIAPERFRSVMSLRDFIQRLRSGGPTNDLYLTARNFALERPELRGMFDDLRPLEGFLRPVRDRTVKLWVGPAGTLTSLHHDLSNILFAQVHGRKHFKLIPSFELHCLYNHHGVWSEVDATRPDLERFPAYRDVDVVEAVLEPGELLFIPVGWWHWVHALDVSVSVSFQTFEVPGGNTPWRLL, from the coding sequence ATGGATTCGCAGCCCCTCGCGGCGGAGCAGCAGGCCTGGTTGGCTGAAAACCTCACGCGAGGGGTTCCCCCGGCGCTCCTGACGGAGCGCCTGGTTCGGGAGGGCGTGGAGTCCGAGACGGCGCGGGCCGCGGTGGAAGCGGCCCGTCGTCACCCGGCGGTGGTGGCGGCGACGCGCGTTACCCAGCGGCAGGGTGAACTTCGGGCGCTGTTCGAGACGTATTCCGTGCTGCACCGTCAGTCCGGGTGGCACCAGCGCCTGGAGCGCCGGGCGGACCTCTCCGCGAGCGAGTTCTTCGAGCGCTACTACTACGCACACCGGCCCGTCATCCTCCAGGGGTTGATGAAGGACTGGCCCGCGATGGAGAGCTGGCGCCCGGAGCGCCTGGCCGAGCGTTTTGGGGATGTCCAGGTGGAGGTGATGGCCGGCCGGGAGAGTGACCCGGTCCATGACATCGCCCCCGAGCGCTTCCGCTCGGTGATGAGCCTGAGAGACTTCATCCAGCGGCTGCGGAGCGGCGGCCCCACCAACGACCTCTATCTCACCGCGCGCAACTTCGCCCTGGAGCGGCCGGAGCTGCGCGGCATGTTCGACGATCTCCGCCCGCTGGAAGGGTTCCTACGCCCGGTCCGCGACCGGACCGTGAAGCTTTGGGTGGGCCCCGCGGGGACCCTCACCTCGCTGCACCACGATCTGTCCAACATCCTCTTCGCGCAGGTTCACGGGCGGAAGCACTTCAAGCTCATCCCGTCCTTCGAACTCCACTGTCTCTACAATCACCACGGCGTCTGGAGCGAGGTGGACGCCACACGCCCGGACCTCGAGCGGTTCCCCGCGTACCGCGATGTGGATGTGGTGGAGGCCGTGCTCGAGCCGGGAGAGCTGCTCTTCATCCCGGTGGGCTGGTGGCACTGGGTCCACGCTCTCGATGTGAGCGTGTCGGTGTCGTTCCAGACGTTCGAGGTTCCAGGGGGCAACACGCCCTGGCGACTGCTGTGA